The genomic window GGAACGTCATGAATAACAGTTCGATATTGGCTCAAGATATATTGCGCGAACTTAACATCGTAACGTTAGAACGAGAAGGACCAAGTCGCTACCGTATTTTAGGCGATCCGCCGGAGTTTTACGGCAGACTGTTTCCGCCTTCCGCAAACGGCGCGTGCGTCGAGCCTTGGACTATTTCGCCTATGCTAGAAGCGTTTGTGATCGACGCCGAAGCCTTTTTTGAGCGCAAAAAGGAAGGCAGTTTTAGCTCCGGCGTATGGCAAGAAGACGGCGTGATCGACGGAGACGTCGCTTTGGCGGCGGACGCGATGTCGTTTAAAAACGGACAGGCGATTATTATTAGACTCTTGCGGCAGGATTTCACCGATCGCGCCGCGACGTTAAACGACGCGCGCGCCCAACTTTTGCAAAAGCGCGAGATTTCAAAAAATCTCGATCTCTATCGCGAGAGGTCGCGACTAGACGGTCTTACGGGGCT from Helicobacteraceae bacterium includes these protein-coding regions:
- a CDS encoding GGDEF domain-containing protein, with the protein product MNNSSILAQDILRELNIVTLEREGPSRYRILGDPPEFYGRLFPPSANGACVEPWTISPMLEAFVIDAEAFFERKKEGSFSSGVWQEDGVIDGDVALAADAMSFKNGQAIIIRLLRQDFTDRAATLNDARAQLLQKREISKNLDLYRERSRLDGLTGLFNHATFMELLRGAIDESADKLTPLSFIMLDIDDFKKFNDLFGHLAGDEVLKSVGAFLRSKCRSVDIAARYGGEEFCIAMRGVSQEEAVKIGQKICEGVREIKIDSLPAITVSVGCAVYRRNERVEELIKRADMALYDIKRSAKNGVAIR